A single Ziziphus jujuba cultivar Dongzao chromosome 11, ASM3175591v1 DNA region contains:
- the LOC107433049 gene encoding chaperone protein dnaJ 72 isoform X1 — protein MDHYKVLGLSRNASNDEIKQAFRRLAVELHPDKHSNSPNSVRDSATLRFKHVSEAYQVLSDRRKRADYDFRFRSGNSFSAGSRPNYGYGYGYGNYNHGNYHKNNNYGGGQRYYKPSSSSSASFDGLVYRFEIFLRFLTTRTFILNAAFARYSCSALLGGMFIVDTSKEAIWKMHNSGKSFEEAMESIEKAKAHKDKM, from the exons atggatcaCTACAAGGTATTGGGATTGAGTAGGAACGCCAGCAATGACGAAATCAAGCAAGCCTTTCGGAGATTGGCGGTGGAGCTTCACCCTGACAAGCATTCAAATTCCCCCAACTCCGTCAGAGACTCCGCCACACTCCGTTTCAAGCATGTCTCCGAGGCCTATCAGGTCCTCTCCGATCGCCGGAAGCGCGCCGACTACGATTTCCGATTCCGCTCCGGTAATAGTTTCTCCGCCGGAAGCAGACCTAATTACGGTTACGGTTACGGTTATGGCAATTACAATCACGGCAACTACCACAAAAACAACAACTATGGCGGTGGACAACGATATTATaaaccttcttcttcctcttcggCCAGTTTCGATGGCTTGGTTTATAGGTTTGAGATTTTCCTTCGCTTTCTCACCACGAGAACTTTCATTCTCAATGCCGCCTTCGCTAG ATACTCATGCAGTGCTTTATTAGGTGGAATGTTTATTGTTGATACGAGCAAGGAAGCAATATGGAAGATGCATAATTCTGGG AAATCATTTGAAGAAGCTATGGAATCCATTGAGAAAGCCAAAGCACATAAAGATAAGATGTAA
- the LOC107409471 gene encoding heavy metal-associated isoprenylated plant protein 45 isoform X1 gives MFGSWSRRKRFSNAMSIVELAVHMDCEGCEKRIRRAVSKIDGVDSLEIDMDKQKVTVTGYVDQRKVLKVVRRTGRKAEFWPFPYDSEYYPYAAQYLDESTYASSYNYYTHGYNENVHGYFPDQAYSTVDDQTVHLFSDDNVHAYCTIM, from the exons ATGTTTGGTTCTTGGTCCAGGAGGAAACGATTTTCTAATGCCATGTCC ATTGTGGAGCTTGCGGTTCATATGGATTGTGAAGGATGTGAGAAGAGGATACGAAGGGCAGTCTCAAAAATAGATG GGGTTGATAGCTTAGAAATAGACATGGACAAGCAAAAGGTGACTGTGACTGGATATGTAGACCAAAGGAAGGTGCTAAAAGTAGTGAGAAGAACAGGGAGGAAGGCAGAATTTTGGCCATTTCCATATGACAGTGAGTACTATCCCTATGCAGCCCAATACTTGGATGAATCTACATATGCTTCATCTTATAACTACTACACACATGGATACAATGAAAATGTCCATGGCTATTTTCCTGACCAAGCTTACTCCACTGTGGATGATCAAACTGTTCATCTTTTCAGTGATGATAATGTTCATGCATACTGCACTATTATGTga
- the LOC107409471 gene encoding heavy metal-associated isoprenylated plant protein 45 isoform X2: protein MDCEGCEKRIRRAVSKIDGVDSLEIDMDKQKVTVTGYVDQRKVLKVVRRTGRKAEFWPFPYDSEYYPYAAQYLDESTYASSYNYYTHGYNENVHGYFPDQAYSTVDDQTVHLFSDDNVHAYCTIM, encoded by the exons ATGGATTGTGAAGGATGTGAGAAGAGGATACGAAGGGCAGTCTCAAAAATAGATG GGGTTGATAGCTTAGAAATAGACATGGACAAGCAAAAGGTGACTGTGACTGGATATGTAGACCAAAGGAAGGTGCTAAAAGTAGTGAGAAGAACAGGGAGGAAGGCAGAATTTTGGCCATTTCCATATGACAGTGAGTACTATCCCTATGCAGCCCAATACTTGGATGAATCTACATATGCTTCATCTTATAACTACTACACACATGGATACAATGAAAATGTCCATGGCTATTTTCCTGACCAAGCTTACTCCACTGTGGATGATCAAACTGTTCATCTTTTCAGTGATGATAATGTTCATGCATACTGCACTATTATGTga
- the LOC107433049 gene encoding chaperone protein dnaJ 72 isoform X2 produces MDHYKVLGLSRNASNDEIKQAFRRLAVELHPDKHSNSPNSVRDSATLRFKHVSEAYQVLSDRRKRADYDFRFRSGNSFSAGSRPNYGYGYGYGNYNHGNYHKNNNYGGGQRYYKPSSSSSASFDGLVYRFEIFLRFLTTRTFILNAAFASALLGGMFIVDTSKEAIWKMHNSGKSFEEAMESIEKAKAHKDKM; encoded by the exons atggatcaCTACAAGGTATTGGGATTGAGTAGGAACGCCAGCAATGACGAAATCAAGCAAGCCTTTCGGAGATTGGCGGTGGAGCTTCACCCTGACAAGCATTCAAATTCCCCCAACTCCGTCAGAGACTCCGCCACACTCCGTTTCAAGCATGTCTCCGAGGCCTATCAGGTCCTCTCCGATCGCCGGAAGCGCGCCGACTACGATTTCCGATTCCGCTCCGGTAATAGTTTCTCCGCCGGAAGCAGACCTAATTACGGTTACGGTTACGGTTATGGCAATTACAATCACGGCAACTACCACAAAAACAACAACTATGGCGGTGGACAACGATATTATaaaccttcttcttcctcttcggCCAGTTTCGATGGCTTGGTTTATAGGTTTGAGATTTTCCTTCGCTTTCTCACCACGAGAACTTTCATTCTCAATGCCGCCTTCGCTAG TGCTTTATTAGGTGGAATGTTTATTGTTGATACGAGCAAGGAAGCAATATGGAAGATGCATAATTCTGGG AAATCATTTGAAGAAGCTATGGAATCCATTGAGAAAGCCAAAGCACATAAAGATAAGATGTAA